The Pochonia chlamydosporia 170 chromosome Unknown PCv3seq00027, whole genome shotgun sequence genome has a window encoding:
- a CDS encoding polysaccharide lyase domain-containing protein yields MRGILSRLLVLAVTGLASAKIIFQDDFEGDLSQWKSQGCPGGVVKSADVARTGKFSAKLVVHDNDTNAVCPDSPTENPRAQLVSPPLFKDGDEYYIGFSVLFPSGFPKISNWFMFFELYGPPYNGTPSMALFVSKENKLTFGRDAAYNRDTIWTGAPIVPGQWRDIALRVKFSTDPEVGFVQIWDGGKQQELVGGNGTTVVYRTLNPEVNWNGSPNTVVLNQYRSKDTNYGPVTLYHDSVKVGTSLEEVAPNRGGGRGSCHAKHGRAH; encoded by the coding sequence ATGCGTGGCATTCTGTCCCGACTCCTCGTCCTGGCCGTCACTGGCCTTGCGAGCGCGAAAATCATCTTCCAAGATGACTTCGAGGGCGATCTTAGCCAGTGGAAATCCCAAGGTTGTCCAGGCGGCGTAGTGAAGTCCGCAGACGTTGCTCGCACCGGCAAATTCTCAGCAAAGTTGGTCGTCCACGACAACGACACCAACGCAGTTTGCCCCGACTCGCCGACTGAGAATCCACGCGCACAGCTCGTTTCTCCGCCGCTGTTCAAAGACGGCGACGAGTACTACATCGGCTTCTCTGTCTTGTTTCCGTCTGGATTTCCCAAAATCAGCAACTGGTTCATGTTCTTTGAGTTGTATGGTCCTCCGTACAATGGTACGCCCAGCATGGCTCTTTTCGTCTCTAAGGAGAACAAGCTCACGTTTGGTCGCGACGCCGCGTACAACAGGGACACTATCTGGACGGGTGCGCCGATTGTTCCCGGCCAGTGGCGTGATATCGCTCTTCGTGTTAAATTCTCGACGGATCCCGAGGTCGGGTTTGTCCAGATCTGGGATGGCGGCAAGCAACAGGAGCTTGTGGGTGGTAATGGAACGACTGTTGTATATAGGACACTGAATCCGGAGGTGAACTGGAATGGCAGCCCGAATACTGTTGTCCTCAATCAGTACCGCAGCAAGGACACCAACTACGGCCCTGTTACGCTGTATCATGATTCGGTCAAAGTTGGGACTAGCCTCGAGGAAGTTGCACCAAATCGAGGGGGTGGAAGAGGTTCTTGTCATGCTAAACATGGGAGAGCTCATTAG
- a CDS encoding sugar transporter (similar to Myceliophthora thermophila ATCC 42464 XP_003659126.1), producing MASAISRRGPHLEEVATAQKDAPEIPHVNWRKDPQMRKLYFYAAIICVASATNGYDGAMFNSLQIMPAWQKTFSEPTGSSLGLLTAMYSIGSIASLPVAPFISDRYGRKAAIIVGCVIMIAAAAIQAAANGQPQFEGARFFMGFGSSLTQLSSPLLLTEICHPQHRGRVTAIYNCLYNVGALLNSWISFGTNHIRSNWSWRIPTLLQALPSLIQITFIWFCPESPRWLMSKDRHEEALNMLGKYHANGNTHDPTVEFEYAEIKETLRLEFLYKKSSSYLDFMKTPGNRYRLAIIISLGTGLIAYYSSTIYKSVGIVQPSTQLGLDAGLKMLKLIISISCALLVDRVGRRPLFLAATAGMMLFFVALTITGNQYSNHPSDSLGIGFVLCFWLHGCAYALAWSGLLVAYTVEILPFKLRAKGIMVMNVAVQAALVINNYVNPLAISKGGPWQHDPWKLYCIYTAWIALELVFVYFVYPETRGPTLEEIARIFDGENAEIGTSEVKSDEGLKLHRSPSSSRSVHVNVEKSDSPVQVSHKG from the exons atggcttccGCCATCTCCCGCAGGGGGCCTCACCTCGAGGAGGTCGCGACTGCGCAGAAAGATGCCCCAGAGATACCCCACGTCAACTGGAGAAAAGATCCCCAGATGCGCAAGTTGTACTTCTACGCGGCCATCATTTGTGTTGCGTCCGCTACAAACGGTTACGATGG AGCCATGTTCAACTCTCTTCAAATCATGCCAGCATGGCAGAAAACATTCAGCGAGCCGACGGGTTCGTCACTGGGCCTTCTGACAGCCATGTACTCCATCGGCAGCATCGCTTCCCTCCCTGTGGCACCCTTCATTTCAGACCGCTACGGTAGAAAAGCAGCCATCATAGTCGGTTGTGTCATCATGATTGCTGCGGCTGCCATCCAAGCCGCTGCGAATGGGCAGCCGCAGTTTGAAGGCGCCAGATTTTTCATGGGCTTTGGATCCTCCCTGACGCAGCTGTCTTCGCCGCTGCTCTTGACTGAGATTTGTCACCCCCAGCACCGAGGCAGAGTTACAGCCATTTATAACTGTCTCTACAACGTTGGAGCTCTGTTAAATTCGTGGATCTCGTTTGGCACAAATCACATAAGGAGTAACTGGTCATGGCGCATCCCGACGCTGCTGCAGGCACTGCCTTCACTTATTCAAATCACATTTATCTGGTTCTGTCCCGAATCTCCGCGATGGCTTATGTCGAAGGATCGTCACGAGGAAGCACTCAATATGCTGGGCAAGTATCATGCGAATGGCAACACTCACGACCCTACTGTGGAATTTGAATACGCCGAAATCAAGGAGACTCTTCGGTTGGAGTTTCTGTACAAGAAAAGCTCCAGCTATTTGGACTTTATGAAAACGCCAGGAAATCGCTACAGGCTGGCAATCATCATCTCATTGG GAACGGGCTTAATTGCCTACTACTCTTCGACTATTTACAAATCCGTCGGTATCGTTCAGCCAAGCACGCAGCTTGGCCTCGACGCCGGcctcaagatgctcaagcTCATAATCTCCATCTCCTGCGCGCTCTTAGTTGATCGCGTTGGTCGTCGACCGCTCTTCCTGGCAGCCACAGCCGGCATGATGCTGTTCTTTGTCGCCCTCACCATTACCGGGAACCAGTATAGCAATCACCCTTCTGATTCACTGGGCATAGGCTTCGTTCTGTGCTTCTGGCTCCATGGCTGCGCGTACGCACTGGCCTGGTCGGGGCTCCTAGTCGCTTACACCGTTGAAATATTGCCGTTTAAACTTCGCGCAAAGGGTATCATGGTTATGAACGTTGCCGTTCAGGCCGCCCTCGTTATCAACAACTACGTGAACCCGCTTGCCATTAGCAAGGGTGGACCGTGGCAGCATGATCCCTGGAAGCTGTACTGTATCTACACGGCTTGGATTGCCCTTGAGCTTGTATTTGTGTACTTTGTGTACCCCGAGACACG TGGCCCGACGCTCGAAGAAATCGCCAGGATTTTTGATGGCGAGAATGCAGAAATCGGTACTAGTGAGGTAAAGAGCGATGAAGGGTTGAAGCTCCATCGTAGCCCTTCTTCGTCGCGGTCGGTCCATGTAAATGTTGAAAAGTCTGACAGCCCTGTTCAAGTCTCCCATAAAGGCTAA